A single Silvibacterium dinghuense DNA region contains:
- a CDS encoding type VI secretion system baseplate subunit TssG, whose protein sequence is MELTSAPLDALAVVQNAPLMPCFERGTHGFAHTVDSALFSLAAMGIMPERITLLRAGRSAHADGMVIHQQPSPGTPLTNDVRIELAIAGLGFTHALPVGMWDSGGERTPGTREILSPLDDPLEKLRHWFREGAPMFRLSPDDQMACARWLSLFGLRAEEWPRDLWFPLASLVADLPGLSCRPDGCAIVLGSVLGLPVSGTAYRPTHQPLPESALSLLGSRSSQLGTNLVIGDAIEVLSTVVIEIGPVPLDVYERFAESEEGAALLARLLYLLMPMLHDYEVHWSVQDRTQPPQLGVIGANSRLGVNTHMGKGSGVRVC, encoded by the coding sequence ATGGAACTGACATCGGCTCCTCTTGATGCCCTCGCCGTTGTACAGAACGCGCCGTTGATGCCGTGCTTCGAGCGCGGCACGCATGGTTTCGCACACACCGTCGATTCCGCATTGTTCTCGCTGGCCGCCATGGGCATCATGCCTGAGCGCATCACCCTGCTGCGCGCGGGCCGCAGCGCGCATGCCGATGGCATGGTCATTCATCAGCAGCCCTCACCCGGCACACCGCTGACCAACGATGTGCGCATCGAACTGGCAATCGCAGGGCTGGGTTTTACGCATGCGCTTCCGGTTGGCATGTGGGACTCGGGCGGAGAGCGTACGCCAGGCACTCGCGAGATTCTGTCGCCGCTCGATGATCCGCTTGAGAAGCTCCGTCACTGGTTTCGTGAAGGTGCGCCGATGTTCCGCCTTTCGCCCGATGACCAGATGGCCTGTGCGCGCTGGCTGTCGCTCTTCGGCCTGCGTGCGGAGGAGTGGCCTCGCGATCTCTGGTTTCCGCTGGCCTCTCTCGTCGCCGATCTTCCCGGGCTTTCTTGCCGTCCCGATGGCTGCGCCATTGTGCTTGGCTCTGTGCTGGGGTTACCGGTGAGCGGCACTGCGTACAGGCCGACACATCAGCCACTGCCGGAAAGCGCGCTGTCCCTGCTTGGCAGCCGCTCATCGCAGCTCGGTACGAATCTCGTCATCGGAGACGCGATCGAGGTGCTGTCGACGGTGGTGATCGAAATAGGGCCGGTGCCTTTGGATGTTTACGAGCGTTTTGCAGAGTCGGAGGAAGGCGCGGCATTGCTGGCCCGCCTGCTGTATCTGCTGATGCCGATGCTGCATGACTACGAGGTGCATTGGTCTGTGCAGGATCGTACGCAGCCGCCGCAGCTCGGTGTCATC